One region of Triticum aestivum cultivar Chinese Spring chromosome 6B, IWGSC CS RefSeq v2.1, whole genome shotgun sequence genomic DNA includes:
- the LOC123138344 gene encoding lysine-specific histone demethylase 1 homolog 1 yields MEDGNGAQPPPLPPPDAPEAAGHLALVPMDQDEDQAAAAEPMEDGAAGGDAAEPMEEDAPTSSPTPSAPSTTAAVDDSTVARKRRRRKKQFPGMIPTAGVRVLRASSSSGATAAHLAGIPRRRGRPPTNSSLRLARELDSEATIALAAGFPADTLSEDEVAAAVIPLIGGADQANYLVVRNHILALWRSNPLSPVASNAALASIRAEHAPLVAAAHSFLSDHAYINFGLAPSIVSLPPIPPPSHPPPSVLIVGAGFAGLAAARHLMSLGFKVAIVEGRLRPGGRVFTKTMRSSAADYPDIAASADLGGSVLTGINGNPLGVIARQLGFPLHKVRDKCPLYLPDGRPVDPGMDDRVEAAFNQLLDKVCQLRQVIADSVPHGVDVSLGMALEAFRAAHGVAAEPEERMLLDWHLANLEYANAAPLADLSMAFWDQDDPYEMGGDHCFIPGGNSQFVRALADGVPIFYGQNVRRIQYGCDGVLVYTDKQTFRGDMALCTVPLGVLKKGDIDFVPELPVQKREAIQRLGFGLLNKVVMLFPFDFWDGRIDTFGHLTEDSSQRGEFFLFYSYSSVSGGPLLVALVAGESAISFEKKSPMENVERVLDTLKKIFSPMGIEVPNPLQAICTRWGTDKFSYGSYSHVAVGSSGDDYDILAESVGDRIFFAGEATNRRYPATMHGALLSGYREAANIVRAARKRAKKVDLSEKIVVSYEVKDIVKDDNIDLDDLFRTPDVAFGGFSVLHDPSVSEPDSASLLRVGIGARKLGSGSLFLYGLIMRKNVTELAAMEGDEQRLSTLYRDFGTKLVGLDGLGDAGESLISRIKASSKK; encoded by the coding sequence ATGGAGGACGGCAACGGGGCGCAGCCGCCGCCCTTGCCTCCGCCCGACGCGCCCGAAGCCGCGGGGCATCTGGCTCTCGTCCCCATGGACCAGGACGAGGACCAGGCCGCCGCCGCGGAGCCCATGGAGGACGGCGCGGCCGGGGGAGACGCCGCGGAGCCCATGGAGGAGGACGCGCCCACGTCCTCCCCGACCCCGTCCGCCCCCTCCACCACCGCGGCCGTCGACGACTCCACCGTCGCGCGGAAGCGCCGCCGCCGCAAGAAGCAGTTCCCCGGCATGATCCCCACGGCCGGCGTCCGCGTCctccgcgcctcctcctcgtcgggggcCACCGCGGCGCATCTCGCTGGcatcccgcgccgccgcggccgcccgccGACCAACTCCTCCCTCCGCCTGGCGCGGGAGCTGGATTCCGAGGCCACCATCGCGCTCGCGGCGGGATTCCCCGCGGATaccctctccgaggacgaggtcGCCGCCGCCGTCATCCCACTTATTGGTGGCGCCGACCAGGCCAACTACCTCGTCGTACGCAACCATATTCTCGCGCTCTGGCGCTCTAATCCCCTCTCCCCCGTCGCGTCCAACGCCGCGCTCGCATCCATCCGCGCCGAGCACGCGCCCCTCGTCGCCGCTGCACACTCCTTCCTATCGGACcatgcctacatcaatttcggcctCGCCCCCTCCATTGTCTCCCTACCACCAATCCCCCCTCCCTCCCATCCTCCCCCTTCTGTCCTCATCGTGGGTGCTGGCTTTGCTGGCCTCGCCGCTGCACGCCACCTTATGTCTCTTGGCTTCAAGGTTGCCATTGTCGAAGGCCGACTCCGCCCAGGTGGCCGTGTGTTTACTAAGACAATGCGGTCCTCTGCAGCAGACTATCCTGACATTGCTGCTTCTGCTGATCTGGGAGGCAGTGTGCTCACTGGTATCAATGGGAACCCCCTTGGTGTCATAGCACGGCAGCTTGGGTTCCCACTTCACAAGGTGCGGGACAAGTGCCCGCTGTATCTTCCGGATGGCCGCCCAGTCGACCCTGGCATGGATGATCGTGTTGAGGCTGCCTTTAACCAGCTTCTTGACAAGGTTTGCCAGCTGCGGCAGGTTATCGCAGATAGTGTTCCACACGGTGTGGATGTGTCACTTGGCATGGCACTCGAGGCATTCCGGGCAGCGCATGGTGTTGCCGCTGAGCCAGAGGAACGGATGCTTCTTGATTGGCATCTGGCCAACCTGGAGTATGCCAATGCCGCTCCTCTTGCTGATCTCTCCATGGCCTTCTGGGACCAGGATGATCCATATGAAATGGGTGGCGACCACTGCTTTATACCTGGTGGCAATTCCCAATTTGTCCGAGCACTTGCTGACGGCGTCCCGATATTCTATGGACAGAATGTGCGAAGGATACAGTATGGGTGTGATGGTGTGTTGGTCTACACTGATAAGCAAACATTCCGTGGTGATATGGCGCTCTGCACTGTCCCCCTTGGTGTGCTTAAGAAGGGGGACATCGATTTTGTGCCGGAGCTGCCAGTTCAGAAACGAGAGGCCATTCAGAGATTGGGTTTTGGGCTTCTTAATAAGGTTGTGATGTTATTCCCTTTTGACTTCTGGGATGGTAGGATTGATACGTTTGGGCATTTGACTGAGGACTCTAGTCAACGAGGTGAATTCTTCCTGTTCTATAGCTATTCTTCAGTCTCGGGAGGTCCACTGCTCGTTGCCCTTGTTGCTGGGGAATCTGCTATCAGTTTTGAGAAGAAGTCACCAATGGAAAATGTCGAGAGGGTGTTAGACACACTTAAAAAAATCTTTTCACCCATGGGGATCGAGGTACCAAACCCACTGCAGGCAATATGTACTCGATGGGGCACTGACAAGTTTTCATATGGATCATATTCCCATGTGGCTGTTGGGTCTTCCGGTGATGATTATGATATTTTGGCTGAGAGTGTTGGTGATAGAATCTTCTTCGCCGGGGAGGCAACAAATAGGCGGTACCCTGCAACGATGCATGGAGCTCTGCTTAGTGGGTACAGAGAGGCTGCCAATATTGTAAGAGCCGCTAGAAAGAGAGCAAAAAAGGTTGACTTATCTGAGAAAATAGTTGTCAGTTATGAAGTCAAAGATATTGTTAAAGATGACAACATTGATTTGGATGATCTCTTCCGTACCCCTGATGTTGCTTTCGGTGGCTTCTCAGTTCTGCATGACCCATCTGTATCTGAACCTGATTCAGCATCATTGCTGCGTGTTGGAATTGGTGCCAGAAAGTTAGGCTCTGGTTCACTTTTCCTGTACGGCCTAATAATGCGGAAGAATGTAACTGAGCTAGCTGCAATGGAAGGCGACGAGCAGCGGTTGAGTACACTGTACCGAGATTTTGGGACAAAACTTGTGGGATTGGATGGCTTGGGTGATGCTGGGGAAAGCCTTATATCACGGATAAAGGCTTCTTCTAAGAAGTAG